Genomic segment of Porites lutea chromosome 13, jaPorLute2.1, whole genome shotgun sequence:
TGGATTCCAGAATCCCAGACTATCTTGGATTGCCTTACATGGGGTGACTTATAGGTCGGCTTGTTGAACTGCTTCTACTTGATCCCAACACGTAGCACGATACAATGTTTAGTTTCTGATGTAACTTTCAGATAAGTAATGTTGTATTAAACCTGAAGAAAACGAGATGTTCCCTGTGATTGTTGATCTCTTCGATGCCttaaaccattttaaaacaacttCTCCTTGAATTGGAATAGTCAATATTTGATTGATAAACCACTCCCCCCTTAAAGGCGCTAAACATTCTCGATTCTAGGACGTTTTACACATATTTTAAGGCAAGTTTCTGATTCTGTCACAAATTATCACATTGGGTAAATCGGTTTTCAAGCAAGAAAACCCAACTTTCGAGCAGAAGTTTGATGAAAACCTTTTGACTTTGTTTCGCCATACAACGTCATAAGAAGCATAAAGGCACCAAAAACTCATTCCATTATATTTTCAAAGAGTACCATGATAGTGACTCACAACCGTGAAACGGGTCTCTTGGCAGCCAAATGACttagtaaaacaaaaatgtgttCAAACCAATTTTCCCCATTCAGGGATGTACCTTTGAAACAGCAAAGGAAACTTTTGTCCATATTTATCAAAACCAGAATTTCATCGTTAATCCAAGCAATCTTGCCACTTTCAATTGAAGCAGCACCGATTTAGAAAGTGGATCGTctcatatcggataggtttctgTGCAACTCTTCGTCGCAGTGTGAACGGGTTACGGGTATTCGAACCGTGGCGAAAATAAAAGAGTAGGAGGGAGGACTGGAACCCAaaaagtaaacggaagtaaatatAAGCGGAAGTGAGAATTGCTATTTAGTCGCCAAACCCTCTCTGCCAACTActccagactcgtacccagtcgctatttatttATCCCCACGCGCATCAACCCCACCtaaccccaatcttctctcaccccaaaaacacatcaatagcgactgggtacgagtcttcAACTGCTCcgtgtgaacgacttgttcctGTTCTTTTTGTTCCTACTACAACGGATAAACGGAAAGCTTTTCACGTGGACATGAAAAGCTATTCGGCATAATGTAGACATTCATAGATTTTCCTCTCTAGGCATGGGCAAAGTACACACCTGGTCAATCGTAAAGCATGCCCTCATTCAAGTTTTAATCATATTTCCATATATGGTCATGTTTATCAGTTGCTATATTGAACACCTATTGAAAGAAATTTTGTGATATTCGGCATAATCAAAGGTCGAAGTGTTACCAGTCGAGTCGAAGGCTGAGgctaataacacttaccgagaccttgattattcggGATATTACAAAAAGCTAATCTAATCAGgcattgttttaaagaaaataacaacacaCCTTTGCACGGAACATAGTTTGatattgctcttggaaatcatacATTGAGCGCGGAAACTGCAGACAAATCAGCTACCTGCTAGCAGATAgttaactaatctgtaggttgcgctgattttcAAAATTAGCTGCACGCTCTTAGCCAAAGAGAAgacatgtaatgagtgcaatgtataataattttatttttatgtatataaatttatttcaaaaggaATATCTTGCAAACGTACttgcaaggaaaacaaaatattcatgcACAGAGTTATTAAATTAAAGATGGTTGAGAATATAAGCATGGATGGcaaagacaaacttgaaaaatttagcaaaaaatttcaaaagcaagaaaacatGACTTAGCTAGTCCTTGATTAAACCCCTCGCCATTATGGGTGTgggcaggggcgtagccaggatttttcaaagggggggccACAGAGGCTTCTCACCAGATTGTCATGTCGACCTCCACGCCGtgcgtcgcttctctccctcgtgtatcagcgggctcagtcgtcTTATCGCGGCATGacggcccatattaactaaagacaagagccgttgacgaaaatactttacataaaagcaaattttaaaaaagtgggcttttcgctcaattgcttttaaacttggctCTGTGACCTTACCAGTAATAGACGATACGTTTGACCGATCAGGTCAGGACAATTATAAGTTACTCGAAAAATCTAACATAACGGCTCACCTTGTGCTGAGTATCTATCATCACCGCGAACTCTTTGCTATCAGGAGTTAGTTTTGACTGATAATTCCAAAATGAACCAGCTCCAACAATGGCACTGGGCCAAATCTGAAAGTTTGTTGTCTCATTAGTGTATATCGGAGTGTCCCAGTATAATACCTCCATGAGGTCATCCCGACCTATATTTTCCTGCAATCCCGCAATCCCGATGGTTATCTCGCGTCCCGAGCATattttcaatcccgaatctcgcccccTTTTCGCTTCAAAATCGCGAGTCCCGGTCTTCAAATAAGAGAAATCCCGCATCACGAAAAAACCTATTCTGTATCAGGGCCTGATTCTAAGGGACAGGCGCACCAGGTTTGCCGCGCTGGCTCTCTTAATAGCAAGCTCGATTAACTGCATTCCGGAATAATAATACATGGAATTAACTCTTTAAATctcttgttttagttttcattaGGTGGTAAAATCCAGAAATCTGGTGGACACTTAATTGCATGCACATTGCAAACAGCATTGTGTACCGTTTTCTGTTCATTTTATCGACAATTGGctgacaaaattagttgagataGGTTGTTCCAAAAGGCCCTTTATAGCATTTTACTGCCTGGAACTTATAAGTGGGGGCTTTTCtccgttttattttttttgtttataagtaaaATGGGTCTGTAACTGGGGGAACTTATAAGTggagggaggggggcttatatccgtgggggggggggggctaattttctggatatatttttttgttgtttacaggTAAATGGGCCTGTAACTGGGGGAAATTATAagtggggggggagggggttaaaCCGCGGgtgtattgttttgtttacaggtacATGGGCCTGTAACTCAGCGGGGACGCTTTTCAGTGGGGAGGGGGAGCACTCATAAGAGgacatttactttatttacgaCCAGAGATACTTACAATTCCACTCACTGACTCAGTAAACTGTGAATCGCTCTCGGGTCCAAACATCCACCATGCATCGGGTTTTCCTCGCTTGTACAGAAAGCACTGATCTACAAAGCAGTAATCATCAGTCCACATGGCCATCTCACCACCCAGAACAAGTGTCATCTCGTCTGGATTTAACTTCGAAATAATGCAAACAGACAGATCAAAAGATATATTTAGGGATTGTTTCGTGATATTTGCTATCCTTTAagctaaaatgtgtctttgtACTAATTGAATTCCAATGATTAATGGTCTGGTTTTGTAATTTACTATTCACCGACTATTTTTCCTTTCGTCTGTTACTACTGTCTAATAATGCATGGGATTAACTCTTCAAATctcttgttttagttttcattaGATGGTAAAATCCAGAAATCTGGTGGAGACTTAATTCTGTTTATAGAGACCATTTGTCTGAAAATTTGCAAACTTGTCCCTAGGCTCTTCTCGTTTTCAAAACTGACAAGCCCCTGGGGACGAGATCGAACTAAAAATAAAGacttattataatattattattattattataaatgatAGTTACCCCGGCCGAAATATTAGTCCATAGTGCACTAAAATCCACAAGGCTACTTAGGTAAAAGTTGCTGCTCAGAGAGTTGATCCTGTCAAATTGAAAAACAAGATggaaatgaataataatgtagaCAAACCTCTCCTATGCAAACTGATCAAATAAGGATCGgtaaaatgacaattttttttttgttttctaattaaagttttgttaagGGAAAACAACTTATTACTTTAGAAGTTCAACTTCACAAGTCTTACTCgatcaaaaatattgttaatTTGTCAAAGTTGATATCATTTATTATACAGTCAGCTTTCTTTCTTGCTTACACTTGAAATCCACCGTCTATGAGGGTTTTTACTACTGAGCCTTTCCACGCCTGGAGCACTGTTCCTTTTATTGCCTATGATAAAATCATAATAAATGAATAAGATTAATAagtcataaataaataaataaataaataaataagatttAATAACACCCAGTAATCTGCATGGACATTTTCACAAAACAGCTCTTCATTCAGGTGAATAAGATGCATGTTAATACATAATGCTTACAGCGGAAGTTGATATCAAAGCCTCTTGCCAGGCATATGGAATTTTTCCTTTCTGTACTAGAAACTTCATTAGTTCTTGCTCTAGGCTTCTGGTATCTGTGTAGAAAATAACCACCCAAGTTATTGCATTTACAGAGATTTGCTTTTGCCTGAAATAATGCTTGACAACATACTATGTCAAACTTAAAGGAAATCACTAGCACGTACGTGATGAAAGCTTGCATCCAGTATTCACTCAATTAACTGCCACATTTTGGACAAAGAAGTAATAAATGCAGCCCCCAAATGAGGGCTGCAACCAGCCAGTCTTTATAATAAACGACAAGacttatttaaataataattgaaatcAAAAGATACTTATAATTCTGTAGTTTCAtgcgaaaaacaaaaatgtcataGTTAAAAAATCCTCTTGTCGCATTTGACCAACTTTCATATAAATGCCTCCTCCCAAAACTGTCCTTAGCTATTAATGAAAAACCACACTATCTTCAATTATTTCAAAATGAGAAGttataatttaattattatgtTCATTTGTCACAAACGTCAACCTAAAATCACTTGTTgtaggtatttttttttatcttaggtaattttatttttcttttgtttcaactttattagcatacattaccatatccaaaaacaaaagaaaaagaaaaattgcctgatataaaaaaaactaagtagaaacatatacatgtaaattAAGTTAAAAGAGTGATGATGTCTCAAAGTTTTCATTATGCCACAATCAACCTTCTGTAATTAAATTAACCTACTTTGTAGGCTGCACAAAGTGGATGTCGTGACTTCATCTAAACCCAGGTGAAAGAACTGCTCTGGAAACAATGTCATCATTTCTTCAAGGATATTTTTCATTGTGGTAAGAGTTACTCCCTTGTTGAAGCAAGTACACCATAAGActcattaataaaaataatggtaataataatgatcataataataataattgataataataattaatgaaaaaatttattgacaacaatgctaactattaaaatcctatttacaataaattcgcttgaaaaaaaagaaaaaaactattcattcaaaacactatttacaattcctgtggatttaaaaagcacttaatttagcttagcaagagttaatttaactaagaaaaattattcaaattaaaaacatttcatttcaataaaaaaaactgtcagcctataataataataataataataataataataataataattggatACATGTCTAAGTAAACAAACACTACTAACATGTATTAGCTAAAGGACTCAAACTACAGCAAAACCTTCTCATAAtgataaattatatttttcaaactaatCAAGCCTTATCAAAAGAGGCTCTTAGTGTCATATCTGCTACATCATTGACTAATTGGTGTTTTGTAATAATTTAATAGAGGACACTTCAACTTGAGGACTTTTGCCAAGTCTTGAGGGGAAACCAGATCACCCAATAACACTTTaatagacccaagtcaaatttagaaggatttgtatggagtcgtcacagcataactgggctaatatctcagagacaatttgttgctaatttttggcaagtaggcctcttggatgttgctcttttcagaatatcctgacaaatcccataatttcaaaaattaacaccttactcttaccaaatttcatttcttactattcctccgcatttacaattaatcagttccacaaccacgacacCGAAGTGTATGCTCTGTAGCGTCTTGTTCTACTTGCTATGGTACTTCATTCAGCATCTTAATCAGTTTTGTCAACTGCATGTCAATAGAAATCTCAAGGTTTGCCTTCTgtggttaaatttttttctatgaTAGCCAAACAGATAATTATAATCAGCAATAATCTATCAGTAGTCATGGATATTTTGAATGACAACTCTGAGAGTTGATTGCAGTTAATCTTACCTGTGGGTCATTATAGAGTTCAAGAAATCCTGAAACATTGCAGAATCTCAgtccttttgttttgttgatcAGACCAATCATTCCAGCAACATGGGAACTGCATAATAacaaatataacataacaacGTGAAATAAACCAACTGACAAACAAGTAAGTGTGTTTTGTTTGCTTCCAGAGGGGGGGGAAATAGGAACAAATTAACCTTACAAGACTTGTAAAACATAGCAATAATATTACAGATGGATCACAGAAATGCTGACACTTACAGTCCATGTAAATAAAAACTTGATGTCTGAGAGCCTTTCTACCCTCCAATActgaaataaatgtttctttgttGAAGTAGGGCATTATTATCAACTGATTAGGTAGCTGCATGACTGTTCTATCACAGACAGAACGTGCAAGCGAATCTAGTGTTTGGTGCAAGCCTCttgcccccctccccttcctcaCCCCtccacagccataaaatgcctTAATAGACCTTTGTCAAGTGGTGGCCATTTTGTCTGAGCAGCTGTGcacaaacaaaactttttaaatcTCCTTAGCCTCGTAGAGAGAACAAGACTAgccgtgcataaacaaagctttttaggGTCTATGCTACCCTTCTTGATTTTTAATTGCAAACTTACGCTGATTCAACCTCTGGAATAACTCTTATTCCTCTGTCACCAGCATAAGATACTAAATCTTTGATTTGCTCCTGGGTATAAAACTGAGTTGTGCGTTCTTGTAGTTCTGGGTAACTGAAAAGAATAAGAGAAAAGGTGAAACACATAAATAACATaaattttgaatattttcaattgtaaaatttaacattCCTACAATCCAAAGAACTAATTACTAACTCAAGGCACAGTCTCAGGTAGCCTTCTATGCAGGCTTATTTAGTGGAGCTCGTATTTCATCCCTCCCCATAATGATAAACGCCTACTCAACCGGGTGGTACCAGGGGGTACTTAAATACATGGCATATAAACTATTCGACATGTGGCACTGTGAAGGGAATGGTTTTCACGCAATTAAGTCTGGGATAGGGTAATTTTTTATTAGAAATCAGGGAGTTCTTGCCATTTTGGTTGCTTGCTTACATGATGTATGAGAGCTTCAACTGTACTTTGAATACTCACAGTTTGCTCTGTACACTGAATCTGCACCAGTCCAATATATGCAAGTGAAGCACATTTAACTTCACAAAGCTCATGCCGTCCAAAATGTTCTTCACAAGCTCAAAGGGAAAATACCTACACCTGTAAAAAAATACAATCAATAGCATCAAAACCTTTTAACCACCACtgaataatttataaattattgaGCGATGAATGCATGATGCTTACCCAGTGTCTAACATAAGGCCCCTGTGCACATATTGTGGTTGATCATCAATATTGACTGTACTGTTTATCAAATTTCCATCTACAATCAGTTGAGAAAACGTTTCAATTGCATACCTGCATGCAAGAGGAGTCAAAATCAATTTAACACTTTTGTTGTAATATCTGCTTAATTGAAGTGCCCTTAGATTGGCTGGAATCCACCTTCAGGATCCTGCCTATCCTTCTCTGGATCTCAACTTCACCTCCAGACAGAACAGGGTTTAATTGAACCCGGGAGCAGAGAAGCTGAAGGGGGAGTGGGTAATACTATATGTGGGATATATAGCTGTCATATATAGGTATCAGGCATTCTCTTTTCCCCTGTCTTCTCACAAAAATACAATGCTCAATCAGGCCAGTGGAGGTTCAACTCACCATGGATCCTGGCTACAGTATATCTACTGCCAGGTTGTcttaagggaccggtcattatttatgcaggggggtgggggggaaaaatcatggggtgggccaggcctattttttttagagaaaaggggTGGGCCAAAAGAGAATTTGACGATGATTGGGGGTGGGTCATTgtgtgttttgtaaagaatcACACTCACTACAATTCATGTGGAAGATCTAAATAAATTCTAATGCAATGCTGGA
This window contains:
- the LOC140922561 gene encoding uncharacterized protein — its product is MSVLNSVVILSLFSVSLFVNSNASVWPLPTSIYLSGPPLPISPVFTFKTSSTSGVLKRGITRYLEIILQQIVGGNVDNHLRANQTLSELVLSVRSDNESLQVDTSYWYILKVSNGKASIEAKTPYGALYAIETFSQLIVDGNLINSTVNIDDQPQYVHRGLMLDTGCRYFPFELVKNILDGMSFVKLNVLHLHILDWCRFSVQSKLYPELQERTTQFYTQEQIKDLVSYAGDRGIRVIPEVESASHVAGMIGLINKTKGLRFCNVSGFLELYNDPQGVTLTTMKNILEEMMTLFPEQFFHLGLDEVTTSTLCSLQNTRSLEQELMKFLVQKGKIPYAWQEALISTSAAIKGTVLQAWKGSVVKTLIDGGFQVINSLSSNFYLSSLVDFSALWTNISAGLNPDEMTLVLGGEMAMWTDDYCFVDQCFLYKRGKPDAWWMFGPESDSQFTESVSGIIWPSAIVGAGSFWNYQSKLTPDSKEFAVMIDTQHKRMVQRGILTCPSGCKCDVLTRCGQKYPQPY